Proteins encoded in a region of the bacterium genome:
- the tssC gene encoding type VI secretion system contractile sheath large subunit, with translation MPTGDRHKSRVTLGMFGGKGQIYSMPLKLLVLSELTPRDIQTGISSDRLQRVRINKDNFNEVMEQFNLRVVLEIPNRLADAPQDLLIELSLENIKSFRPEAIVEQVTELRDLWRIRQLLVDLRERKVSRREVQQCLSDWRGSSALREQIKMALSTSPAAPQPTRAPSQPSKVKPPTSKDALDTLFDMVEVPETLSKPAPSPRPVSSTLGEVISLIAGSQPSEEPVNAQAVAAVIADLDATLSAPVNEILHHPEFRRLESAWRGLKFLVDRTDFREDIQIEVLSLSKDSLSRTFDEYIFQPEYEKITDASVSVIIADYEFDNSPPDIDLLRELSEKVERLQTPFISSIGPSFFVSPSAIPGTHEVGAPSAIFEGPEHIKWKGFRRTESSRWLALVFNRFLLRLLYGVEGNRVKVYQAGSAFDFQEETEYLWGNPVWALASLLTASFARTGWCTQIIGVRYGAIENLPVWEYPRRNSHEKVSMPLEFLLPEQKQSDLAENGIIALTCRVNSDAAIVFSAPTVHLPERYAEAAESLKSVRRAALSYQLFASRITHYVERIQGEIIPGNTPEGIKSDLARALSAFIGKQGEVAAEMVESEEQPGCYELVLSILPGREIMPEGTELELRLRIR, from the coding sequence ATGCCGACTGGTGATAGGCATAAATCACGAGTTACTCTCGGGATGTTTGGCGGCAAAGGTCAAATATATTCCATGCCGTTGAAGTTGCTTGTTCTGTCAGAGTTGACTCCCCGTGACATTCAGACTGGAATATCATCTGACAGGCTTCAGCGGGTTCGGATTAACAAGGATAATTTCAATGAGGTAATGGAACAATTCAACCTTCGAGTTGTTCTGGAGATACCGAACCGTCTGGCTGATGCCCCCCAAGACCTTCTTATAGAGTTGTCCCTTGAGAATATCAAGTCCTTTCGACCGGAAGCTATTGTGGAGCAGGTAACGGAGCTAAGGGATTTGTGGCGAATCAGGCAACTACTGGTTGACTTGCGGGAGCGAAAGGTTTCGCGGCGTGAGGTTCAGCAGTGTCTTAGTGATTGGAGGGGCAGTTCGGCGCTGCGGGAGCAAATTAAGATGGCTCTGTCAACCTCGCCGGCCGCGCCTCAACCAACTCGAGCGCCTTCTCAACCCTCGAAGGTTAAACCGCCCACATCTAAGGATGCCCTCGACACACTCTTCGATATGGTCGAGGTACCGGAGACATTAAGTAAGCCCGCCCCATCCCCACGGCCGGTGAGTTCCACTCTGGGTGAGGTGATCTCCCTCATTGCAGGTAGTCAGCCATCGGAGGAGCCAGTGAATGCCCAAGCAGTGGCGGCGGTAATTGCCGATCTCGACGCTACTCTGAGTGCGCCGGTTAATGAGATCCTTCATCATCCTGAGTTTCGTCGATTAGAATCTGCATGGCGAGGGCTGAAATTTCTGGTTGACCGGACCGACTTTCGGGAGGATATCCAAATCGAAGTCCTCAGCCTTTCCAAGGATTCCTTAAGCCGCACCTTTGATGAATACATCTTTCAACCGGAATACGAGAAAATAACTGACGCCTCTGTCTCGGTTATCATCGCCGACTACGAATTTGACAATTCACCGCCGGATATTGATCTGCTTAGAGAACTATCGGAAAAGGTTGAGAGGCTTCAGACCCCCTTTATCTCTTCCATTGGGCCATCCTTCTTTGTGTCCCCATCCGCCATCCCAGGCACCCACGAAGTGGGTGCGCCATCCGCCATATTTGAGGGTCCTGAGCACATCAAGTGGAAGGGATTTCGCCGGACTGAATCCTCCCGCTGGCTCGCCTTGGTCTTTAACCGATTTCTATTGCGTCTTCTTTATGGGGTGGAAGGAAATCGGGTAAAGGTTTACCAGGCCGGCTCGGCCTTCGATTTTCAAGAGGAGACTGAATACCTTTGGGGCAATCCGGTCTGGGCCTTAGCCAGTCTGCTGACAGCCAGCTTTGCCAGGACAGGCTGGTGCACCCAAATAATCGGTGTCCGTTATGGTGCGATTGAGAATCTGCCGGTCTGGGAATACCCACGGCGAAACAGCCACGAAAAGGTGAGTATGCCCCTCGAATTCCTTCTGCCCGAGCAAAAGCAATCAGATCTGGCCGAGAACGGGATCATCGCCCTTACTTGCCGGGTTAATTCTGATGCAGCCATTGTCTTTTCCGCCCCCACGGTTCATCTGCCTGAGCGTTACGCGGAGGCGGCTGAAAGCCTCAAGAGTGTCCGGCGGGCGGCCCTTTCATATCAATTGTTCGCGAGTCGGATTACTCACTATGTGGAACGGATTCAAGGTGAGATCATCCCGGGAAATACACCAGAAGGCATAAAGAGCGATTTGGCGAGGGCGCTAAGCGCCTTTATCGGCAAGCAAGGCGAAGTGGCGGCTGAGATGGTTGAAAGCGAAGAACAGCCTGGCTGCTATGAACTTGTCCTTTCTATTTTACCAGGACGGGAAATTATGCCGGAAGGGACTGAGCTGGAATTGAGGCTGCGAATCAGGTGA
- the tssK gene encoding type VI secretion system baseplate subunit TssK, whose product MPSYPKIVWNEGMFLTPQHFQRWDHYHENLLDFRMRSIMPLGWGLRDLKINQEALENGNFILVSCQGILPGGTSVDIPNTDESPVSRPIEKHFGPSLSALDVYLAIPVERPGKASCSLESRKGPLETRYYREFVRVVDENTGEAGNEQEIPVAKKNLKILFGGESLDDHDCLKIAELGRSPSGVIVLRDDYIPPCIAISASPPLMKMLGRLMEVLTTKSNELSEQFRQRESGLYEFGAADISNLWFLHTINSFIPEVYHFYRMSGVHPEKLFRLLLRFAGTITAFNAHIRPMDLPGYDHKNPASCFGYLDKVIREFLQMLAPVTMYKLIPLRKVSESVYEAGIDDYLFTPSYRFYLAVKGEGSQRDLIEGILQRAKIASAGEINLLIGKALRGINLIHLPSPPAAIPKRSGYSYFSLDLRGDYWANIQQSKSLAIYIPPGFTKVELELMAVEEMGGK is encoded by the coding sequence ATGCCATCCTATCCCAAGATCGTCTGGAACGAGGGGATGTTTCTTACCCCCCAGCATTTTCAGCGATGGGACCATTATCATGAGAATCTCCTTGATTTTCGGATGAGGTCTATTATGCCGCTGGGTTGGGGGTTAAGGGATCTGAAAATAAATCAAGAGGCTCTGGAGAATGGCAATTTTATCCTGGTATCCTGTCAGGGGATACTTCCAGGAGGCACATCCGTTGATATTCCGAATACGGATGAGTCGCCGGTAAGTCGACCAATTGAAAAACATTTTGGCCCGTCTCTGAGCGCCCTTGACGTGTATTTAGCCATCCCTGTAGAACGGCCAGGAAAGGCAAGCTGTTCCCTCGAAAGCAGGAAAGGCCCTCTGGAAACGCGATATTACAGGGAATTTGTGCGGGTAGTAGATGAAAACACCGGCGAGGCCGGGAATGAGCAGGAGATTCCGGTAGCTAAAAAGAATCTGAAGATTCTCTTTGGCGGAGAGTCCCTGGATGATCACGACTGCCTTAAGATTGCTGAATTAGGTCGATCTCCGAGCGGCGTTATTGTTCTGCGGGATGACTATATCCCGCCCTGTATAGCTATTTCTGCCTCACCGCCATTAATGAAGATGCTTGGCCGCCTGATGGAGGTGCTTACCACCAAAAGCAATGAACTGTCAGAGCAGTTCCGCCAAAGGGAGAGCGGCTTGTATGAATTTGGGGCAGCCGATATTTCCAATCTCTGGTTCCTGCATACCATTAATTCCTTTATCCCGGAAGTTTATCATTTTTATCGTATGTCGGGGGTCCATCCGGAAAAACTCTTCCGTCTTCTTTTGCGCTTTGCCGGAACCATAACGGCCTTTAATGCCCATATCCGGCCGATGGACTTGCCTGGCTATGACCATAAAAATCCGGCGTCTTGTTTTGGTTATCTTGACAAGGTAATTCGGGAATTCTTACAGATGCTGGCCCCCGTTACCATGTATAAATTGATCCCCTTGAGAAAAGTTAGCGAATCCGTCTACGAGGCAGGCATAGATGATTATCTATTTACCCCTTCCTACAGATTTTATTTGGCGGTCAAGGGGGAAGGGAGTCAGAGAGATTTGATTGAGGGAATCTTGCAAAGGGCGAAAATCGCTTCGGCCGGAGAAATTAATCTGCTCATTGGCAAGGCCCTGCGAGGTATTAATCTTATTCATTTGCCCTCCCCACCAGCGGCCATTCCCAAGAGATCAGGATATTCTTATTTTAGCCTGGACTTGCGGGGGGATTATTGGGCCAATATTCAGCAGTCGAAATCTTTGGCTATTTATATCCCTCCCGGGTTTACGAAGGTGGAATTGGAATTGATGGCGGTGGAAGAAATGGGTGGGAAATGA
- a CDS encoding response regulator → MIVDDEEGIRENLFNILKERGYLVCLAKDGEEALMKIRNSSYHCIILDIKLPKIDGITVLKEAKRIDPKVIVIVITGYDLPYLLKEAKNLSAYACLRKPIDIAQLLSLIEEASGYAYQ, encoded by the coding sequence TTGATTGTTGACGATGAGGAGGGAATAAGAGAGAATCTCTTCAATATCCTCAAAGAAAGGGGTTATTTGGTCTGTTTGGCTAAGGATGGAGAGGAGGCATTGATGAAGATCAGAAATAGTTCATATCATTGTATCATCCTTGATATTAAACTTCCCAAGATAGATGGGATTACGGTTTTAAAGGAGGCAAAAAGGATAGACCCTAAGGTTATAGTCATTGTAATTACCGGGTATGACCTGCCCTATTTGCTCAAGGAGGCAAAGAACTTGTCTGCCTATGCCTGCCTTAGAAAACCCATTGATATTGCCCAACTGTTGAGTTTGATAGAGGAAGCGAGCGGATATGCTTATCAGTAA
- a CDS encoding type II toxin-antitoxin system HicB family antitoxin, with protein sequence MAKRSKVAEYYVIYERDEDGYFIASCPSIKGCVAAGKTLDEAYQNIKEAIESCLEALEKMERSFPEEKFPHEKIAQMSLVTVGI encoded by the coding sequence ATGGCCAAAAGATCCAAAGTAGCAGAATATTATGTTATATATGAGCGGGATGAGGACGGATATTTCATTGCTTCTTGTCCCTCAATCAAAGGGTGTGTAGCGGCCGGCAAGACTCTGGATGAGGCCTATCAGAATATTAAAGAGGCGATAGAGAGTTGTCTGGAAGCCCTAGAGAAGATGGAAAGGAGTTTCCCTGAAGAGAAATTTCCTCACGAAAAGATTGCTCAAATGTCACTGGTAACAGTAGGTATATAA
- a CDS encoding response regulator: protein MAKILIVDDEPDLGEILKDTLEIKGYEVDVVLDGYQAMAQIKKTHYDLTLMDVRLPGLNGVETFLRIKEIDPLVKVIMMTGFAMEDLIEEALKQGAYACLNKPFDLGKTIKLIEKAIYENHKVILIGNYSATTY from the coding sequence ATGGCTAAGATCTTGATTGTTGATGATGAACCGGATTTGGGGGAGATATTGAAAGATACCCTTGAGATTAAAGGCTATGAGGTAGATGTTGTCTTAGATGGTTATCAAGCTATGGCTCAGATAAAGAAGACCCACTATGACCTGACCTTAATGGATGTTAGATTGCCTGGGTTAAATGGGGTAGAGACATTCCTTCGAATTAAGGAAATAGATCCCTTAGTCAAGGTGATTATGATGACGGGTTTTGCTATGGAGGATTTGATAGAGGAAGCATTAAAACAAGGGGCTTATGCCTGTCTTAATAAGCCATTTGACCTGGGAAAGACAATAAAATTGATCGAGAAGGCTATCTACGAGAACCACAAGGTTATCTTGATTGGTAACTACTCAGCCACCACATATTGA